ACAGTTTCATTGGGAATTTGGCTCAATTGCAATGtagtatatgtgagcacaaaGGGTGTAAACACCAGCTGAGTTTTGGTAGCACTGAAGCAGAGCACGCATAATGTGCTAACAATAAAGACTGTTCTGGTGACACTGCCAACAAAAAGAGTAATACTCTTGATCTTCGGCTCGTCAGATGCTTGGAATGCATGAAGagtcttgtgttcactcttgtaGTCAACACCAGAACATTCAGTGAACTTTGCTCATTACAGATACATTTTAGAATCAGCAGATATTTTACAAAGTGAACAAGTCTGCACTCATTCTGAACAGCTCACCACAGAAGAAGGGAGTGGGCAGGGTTGTGCAAAATTTGAACTATGTGAGGACTGGTTCCTTTGTCAGAACATAGCAGCTTGAGGAATTTCATATGTCTTCATATCTTAAATGTTTCTACTTTACACCTTCAAGTTTTATAACACcacaaatcaaaataaaatgtcattttcattaTATGGGAACTTTCAAGCTGCTTATGCATTTactctgttttctctgctgtacCAAATACTTAGTAAACCATGACTGCAAAAACTGAGATACATACCAAACTTTGAATATCATGCGCTGTTCCAGCCCTAGACCCTTAACATATGTTTCCCACTTAGCAATAACATTTTAGGtatgagaaaacacaaaatatttaatacaaaaaagaCAGGAGTACATAGACTAATTTGTAGTCTAATTCCCTGTTGCCTGCAAGAACTTTCATTTGTCATCCTCTCCACTGTAGAGTCTACAGTGTACACCAGAGGGGAGGCATGGTCACAAATAATGTCAGTTAGCACTGTGTGTCACTTCATGCACTGCATGTTTAACAATCATATCACACAGTTCTAGGAATATTAAACTTTGTTGAAGgacacacattttgacatatGAATAAATTATTTTGGCAGTTCAGGAAAAAATTTATTCCAATGTCAGGTGCAAATCAGCTCTGTGTGGCAAGCTGAATCTACATAGGTTGTAAAGTTATATTGTGCcataaagaaacaacaaaaggcTGATATTTCAGAACTGCTGCATGTCTTATTGCAATGGGTAAAGTCCACACAGGAGCATTTCTCTGAGAGGGCAACATATCCGTTTGTCTGAGAGAGGAGGTTTAACCATTGTCTTTGACGGTCTTATCTAAACAAAGATAATCAAAGCTGCAAAAGAAATGACTGTCATTTGCTCCGAAGAGCAGTAAGGATGAAGACACAGCCGACCAGTCTTCGAGTGAGGTTAcctgcatttttatttgtcacagaGGTGACTTTTGTTGCCCTTTATGCTGCTTTTGTCACGTACGATGAACATACTGATGCCCGATTTCAGACCAACCAGACGAATCCCATGCAGAATGCAGTCTACAAGGATTACCCGTTCTTTGCAGACATACAGGTCATGATATTCCTCGGCTTTGGATGCCTGCTGGCATTCTTCCGACTCTATGGCTTTGGGGGGATGGTTTTTAACTTCCTCACAGCTACTTTTGCCATCCAGTGGGCCATTCTGGTGCAGGGCTATTTCCAGTTCAATCATGACGGTAAGATCCATCTTGGAGTGATCAACCTCATAAATGCAGAGTTTGCCTGCGCTGTGGTGCTGATATCTTTTGGGGCAGTGCTGGGGAAAACCAGTCCGTTGCAGCTGCTGATCATGGCCCTGCTGGAGGTGCCAGTGTTTGCAGTCACAGAATGGGTTGTACTGAAGTATCTGAAGATCAATGATGCAGGAGGCTCTATTCTCATTCATCTCTTTGCCTGCTACTTTGGCTTGGGTGTCACTTTTGTGTTGTACAGGCCTCGCCTAAACGAAGGCCATGCAAAGGAGAACACCAGCTACCAGTCAGACATCCTGTCTGTGATGGGGACCCTGTTCCTGTGGGTGTTCTGGCCCTCCTTCAACTCAGCATTAACCCTGAAAGGAGATGACCAGCACAGGGCCATCCTCCACACCTTCATCGGCCTGAGTGCCTCCACCCTCACAGCTTTCGCCCTCTCTGCCATGCTGAACAAAAATGGGAAACTCACGATGGCAGATGTTCAGAACGTGACTCTGGCTGGAGGTGTGACGGTAGGGGCATCTGTGGATATGATGATATCACCTGCGGCTGCGTACGTTCTGGGTATGATGGGTGGCACCGCATGCATGCTGGGCTACAAGTACTTGAGCCCCTTCTTGGCACAGAGATTCAGGATCCAGGATCAGTGTGGGATACACAATTTGCACGGTCTAACAGGACTTATATCCTGCACTGCAGGGATATGTGCCATACTGATGGCCGACGAGGAGGTTTATGGCCCCTCTTTATACGAGATCTTTACCCACAGAGCACCAGTGGAAGGAGACCCTAAGCTGCATGAGCTACAAATGCTGATCCCCGATTTACAACCAGGTTTGGGACGGACTGCCCGGGAGCAGGCTCTCTTCCAGGTCGCAGCTGTATTTTCCACCATCGGTCTGTCAGCACTGGGAGGTGTCCTCACGGGTTTTGCCTTGAGGCT
The window above is part of the Acanthochromis polyacanthus isolate Apoly-LR-REF ecotype Palm Island chromosome 6, KAUST_Apoly_ChrSc, whole genome shotgun sequence genome. Proteins encoded here:
- the LOC127534494 gene encoding LOW QUALITY PROTEIN: ammonium transporter Rh type B-like (The sequence of the model RefSeq protein was modified relative to this genomic sequence to represent the inferred CDS: deleted 2 bases in 1 codon) codes for the protein MQNAVYKDYPFFADIQVMIFLGFGCLLAFFRLYGFGGMVFNFLTATFAIQWAILVQGYFQFNHDGKIHLGVINLINAEFACAVVLISFGAVLGKTSPLQLLIMALLEVPVFAVTEWVVLKYLKINDAGGSILIHLFACYFGLGVTFVLYRPRLNEGHAKENTSYQSDILSVMGTLFLWVFWPSFNSALTLKGDDQHRAILHTFIGLSASTLTAFALSAMLNKNGKLTMADVQNVSGWRCDGRGICGYDDITCGCGYVPY